From the genome of Bos javanicus breed banteng chromosome 23, ARS-OSU_banteng_1.0, whole genome shotgun sequence:
CATTTCAGCTTTCCGCCATAAGGTGGCAGTAGGCGACTTTGCATCAGCCCAACAACCCTTAAAGAACACCTTGGGGAAAATAGCAAAAGCTGAGGGCGATTCCAATTCTTGTCGTGTTAAAGACGCGCCAGGGGTTCTGAAGGACCACACGAGCCTCCTCAGGCCTCCAGCCTCTTCTTGAATAGCATCTTCTTGGTCAGTCCTTACCTGTCCAATTGCGCCCTCTCTGGAGAAGGTGATACTCTCTCAGACTCAAAGGATGCTTGCTGCTATCTAGGGAAGAGCATGGCGGAGGGTGACTGCCAGGTGGTCACCTAGGCAACCGCAACTGGGATGGATTTCAGAAAGAGGCTGAGGGCAGAAAGAACAAGGAGGGGATGATGGCAGCAGTCTAGCTAAGAGATGCTTGCCCTGGGACTAGAGCAGGATGGTCAATATGGAATGAcaagttgttcagtcgctcagtcgtgtccagctcttcgaaaccccatggactacagcacgccagacttccctgtctttcaccatctcctggagtctgctcaaactcacgtctattgtgtcgatgatgccatccaaccatctcatcctctgtcatccccttctcctcctgccttcaatctttcccagcatcagagtcctttccaatgagtcatggctcttcgcatcaggtggccaaagtattggagctttagcttcagcatcagtccctccaatgaatattcaggactgattctctttaggattgactcatttgatctccttgcagtccaaggaaaggGCAAGAGGGTTTAGCATATACTTAGTAGGTGACAGATACCAGGAAAGGGAGACCTGGAGACTGGTTCTCAGGTTCTCACAGGTGAACAAGAGGATGTTGGTGTGAACTGAATGCAGAGGACCAGAACGTGGGAAGCACAGCCAATTTCAAGGGAAGGTGATGGCAGGTTTGGACTGCGGGATCTGAAATAAGTGGAGAGTGTTCAGGGGAGGTGTGCGGTTTCACACACGAACATGGTGCCTGCAAGAGGGCTAGGCGGAAGTCACCAGCTACTGTGAGCATAGTCAAAATACAAGCAAACTGGTTACTGTCAACATGGTTAGAACCTGAGAGTAGGTGACATCTGCTGGACAGAGACTACGGGATGAGAAAGAACATCCACACTGAGAATCATCAACATCTAAGATGAGCAGAGGACGAAATTCTCTCCAGAGGAGAAACAGGGAGTTGGAATCCTGGCAGCAGGAAGTTTCAAAAAAGAGGCTGTATTACTCTGCTATGTATGTGAGTCGTTtcttcgtgtccgactctttgcaaccccatgggctgtagcccgccaggctcctctgcccatggaattcttcaggcaagaatactacagtgggtaggtatccccttctccagggcatcttcctgacccagggattgagcctgggtctccctcatcgcaagcagattctttgccatctgagccaccggggaagaccTGCTACAGGCTGCCATAGTGAAGGACCTCATGCTGGGTGGCTGAAACAGGAAAGACTGATTTTCTCATGTTTCTGGAGGTTGAAAGTCCAAAAGCGAGGTAGTTTCACCTGAGGCTCTATCCGTGGCTTGTAGACGGCaactgctttctctctctgttttcttggTCATCCCTCTGGGTGTGTctgcatcctcttctccttttctcataAAGACAGCAGTCATCTCGGGTTAGGGCTCACCCTCGTGACCTCATTTTAACCTAACTGTCTCTTAAAAGCTTTTGTCTCCAAGTAAATAACCATCACAATCTGAAGCACTAAGGGTCAGCACTTCAGCTTATGAATTTGAGGGGGACACAGTTCAGACCATTGCAGTGGGTTCGATAGAATCAAACACAGCAGAGACACCCAGTAATTTAAAGCTGTAAAGTGTTCTTTGGGGGTTTAATCACTAattcgtggctgactctttggaccccatgggctgtagcccaccaggctcctctgtccatgggattttccaggcaagaatgccagagtgcattgccatttccttctccaggggaccctcccaacccaggaatcgaaccagggtctccctcattgcaggcagattatttaccgatTGAGTTACCAAAGGGCCCTTTGGGTTTGGCGAAGCAGAGGTGATGGCTGACCTCAGTGCTGCTTGCTGAAGCCAGATGACAGTGGGTTATGAAGTTCTTAAGTGGAAACAAATAGTTTTGGAGAAACGTGGATGAATGTATATCCTTAGAGAGTTTGGAAGAGgggatacttttttttcttttcagccaCACCATgaatcatgcaggatcttagatcctcaaccaagggttgaacctgtgACCCTTGCAATGGacgcagagtcctaacccctgggccaccaggggagtccctggaggaggaactactAATACCTCTGCCCACGTTCCTCATTTGGAAAGCAAAGTATAAGGATTTGAGAATAAAGTGGCAGCGGTTTGACATTTGCGGTGAACAAGATGGCTACCTCCATGCTCGGATCTCTGCTGCAGATCGTCTGGCAGGTGGTTCCTTCATCAGCTTCAGGCCAAGCTCGAAGTTACTATGTCGATTGGAGAATGTTGCGTGatgtaaagagaagaaaaatggccTACGAATATGCAGATGAGAGGCTATGGATCAATTCTCTCAGGAAGAATACTATTCTTCCAAAACACCTTCAGGAGGTGGCTGATGAAGAAATTTCTGCCCTTCCCCAGGATAGCTGCCCCGTTAGAATCAGAAATCCATGTGTTATGATGTCCCGTCCACGAGGCGTAAAGCGGCCCTGGAGGCTCAGCCGTATCGTCTTCCGTCACTTAGCTGATCATGGGCAACTGTCTGGGATCCAGCAAGAAATATGGTGATCAGCTCCAGAACCTACTGACCTTGCAGGAAAACCATTTAGGCAAGAAGAGACTTTTCTAATAGATAAAAACCTGATTTTTATTTGAGTGTTCTGTCAGTGAATAATAGTTTTCTAAACATATTGTTCCCAAGCATAGTGCaaagagtaattaaaaaaaagaagtttgtggggaaaaaaaaaggatttgacaCCAAGTAAATGAAGTATTATGAATATTATGATCTCTAGAGtagaataatttcatttattgagcactttttcTGTGctagaaaaattcattttaatcctTCCAACAAATCTATGACATAGTATTGTTATCTTTATTAACAAGTGAAGGAACTGAAGCTTTGAGGGTTTAAACAACTTGTCCATGAAGATGCTACTTCAGATGGCCGGGCTGGGCTTTTTGAAAGCTACAAAACCCTGGGCCTTAACTACTTCATTATAGtgtctgtatttaaaatagacagTCAGCAAATTTGAGACAGGTTACTGACTAAAAGTTTGTAAGTTATTTGCTTAGATCATAGAATACATTTTCCCATGGAAGGTGATTGGTGATGACGACTGAGTTCTTATCAGCTCACAAATGTATGTTTAAAGTATAATATACGAAAAGACACTTTTTATCTGCCACACTAAtgattaacctagacagcatattaaaaagcagagacaaaaaaataaataaaataaaataaaaaaataaaaagcagagacatcactttgctaacaaaggtccatatagtcaaagttatggtctttccagtggtcacgtatggatgtgagagttggactataaagaaagctgagtgccaaagaattgatgcttttgaactgtgatgttggagaagactcttaagaatcccttggactgcaaggagatcaaaccagtccatcctaaaggaaatcagtcctgaatattcattggaaggactgatgctgaagcagaaactccaatactttggccacctgattcaaagaactgactcattggaaaagaccttgatgctgggaaagattgaaggcgggaggagaaagggatgacagaggatgagatggttggatggcatcaccaactcaatggacgtgagcttgagtagactccaggatctggtgatggacagggaggcctggtgtgctgcagtccatggggtcgcaaagagtcagacacaactgagtgactgagctaaactgaactgaacgattaaataacaaaataaaaatatcactgatcaagaagtctttaaaaattatcttaaatggTAGGACTTGAAAATGTCAATAAAGAAGTATGTAGGAGGAAGATTctggggcattttttttttaatatttgaatttgaaacccatttctctttaataaaaatttatttatttggctgaatcgggtcttagttgcaggatcTCCATTGTATCATTtgggatctttcactgcagcCCAGGGACTCTCTTGTTATGGGAACAAGTTGCAACAcctgggctttgttgctccatggtatgtgggatcttcccggaccagggatcaaacccgtgtcccttgcactgtgaggtgaattcttaaccattgggccaccagggaaattccgaATCCCATTTCTTTATCTCATCCAATTTTCTGCAAACATTTGCTTTCCCACCACCTTCCTTGATTCAAGTCATTCATTGGCAGTGATTAAGGAGTTTCTCAAccaataaaagtaattttaagatGAATAGAAACTTTTCTGGAAAATCAGCTAGTAATTGTGAAATTTAGAACAATGCCGGGCATAAAGTAGTTAGGTTATATGTGCTGAGTACTCATCTAGGTTCTTTGAAGGTACTgcgttaactcatttaatccttgtgtTAACAATCCTACTGCTGCTCCTGGGTTATATTGGGGAAATAGAGGCCCAGAGAGACAAGGAACTTTCCCAAGGCAACGCAAACAAAAGAGCTAGAGCCCAAACCCAGGCTTTTGGGTGGCACTTAATGCCTTTAAGTGGCAGGAAAGAGGCTGTTGAAGATGTGGGTACCCATTTgtgatggttagttttatgtgtcaacttggctggacTATGATATCCAATTGACTGGTCAGACATCAGTTGAGGTGTTGTgtaaaaaggttttcttttaaagatatgaTTTACATTCAAATCAGTAGATtttgaataaagcagattgccctcaaACATGTTGGGTGGGCTTTGTCTAACCAGCTGAAGGCCTTAGGAACAAAGATTGATGTCCCCCTAAGAAGGAAAAAggtcttcccagatggcgctgatggtaaagaacctgcctgccagtgcaggagacataaaagacacaggttcgatccctgagttgggaagatcccctggaggagggcatggcaacccactccagtattcttgcctggagaatcccatggacagaggagcctggcgggctgcagtccatggggtcgcaaagagtcggacacgactgagcgacttagcacaaggAGGAAGGCCGCCTCTGGACGGCGGCAGACGAATTCTGCCTGCGTGTCCGGCCGACGAACTCAAAACTGCCTCCTCTCAGGGCATTCCCAGCCTGCCCCGCAATTTTCAGATCTGCCAGTTCCAACACCCTGTGGGagtcaattccttaaaataagtgCCTTTCTCTTTCGTTCTGTATCTTTCCTGGTGGTCTGTTTCTCTATTCTCTAGCCTGAGCACCTTCACTCACACACACCTGATAAATCTTGCCCGAGGTCAGCAATAAAGCGGAGGGAGTGAAGGGCCAGCTCAAAGGAAAAGCTTGACGCGGGAGTTAGGGAAGGACTCCGTGGGGAAGGGCTCCCCTTGGCTCCCTTGGACCCAGACAGCCTGTCTCCTCCCCAGAGGAAGAAAAGGCACTGGAGAAGGTGGGAGGGCAGCTCCAGCCTGAGCACTGGCAGGGGGCGGTGGCGAGGGGGGGACGTGTGCGCAGATCAAGAGCAGTAAAGAAAACCTCACCTCAGCAACCCGGGAGCTCCTCCCGGGGCTCGGGAACCAGTCTTCATTActtgtatctttctttctttctcctgcgTGATTTTTGTCCACTTTTTGAGATATAATCTCTAAACAATAAAATTCTCCAGTTTTATGTGTGAAGCGTGATGAGTTCTGACACATGGTTCCCATCACCAGTCATGACACACAGCGTTTCCAACTCTCCCAAAAGCTCCCTCGTGTCCTCTGGCTGTCGATTCCGCCCTTCCCTGACCCCTGGCAAGCACTCTGGTTTCTGCCACTGTGGTTTCGCTTTGTAGAGAATTTCAAATACTCGAATCATCCAGTATGTTCTCTTGCATCCAAGCTGCTTTCACTTTGCATTATACATTTGAGCTTCATCCATGCGGTTACTTGTATCAGTAACTCATTCAGCTTGCTGAATGAATATCCATACAATGAATATCCATTACTGTACGGGTGGACTGTGCTCCTTTGACCAGTGgcacatttgaattgtttccagttcTTGTCTATTATGAGGACAGTTGCTGTGAGCAGCCAAGTACAGGcctttgtgtggacatgtgttttcacTTCTTGGGGTAAATaccctagcagtgggattgctggatcatgtggtaagcGTACACTTcactttgtgaaaaaaaaaaaaaaacggccaAACTGTGTTACTAGAGTGGCTGTATATGATTTTAGCTTACAATaaggggagaaaggagaagaaatataccttgtttagaaaaaaaaaaaaaatcaacccctcAAAAAAAGGCTTACAAGGGGGAAAAGCAGTTTGGAATTAACTGTGGGCTGCGTTTCTGCATGCTATTCCTTTCCAGGGACCACAAAATCAAGCGCGGATGGTATCCTGACTTCTGCAAATTAACATAATATGAGATGGGCGTGACATTCTCAGACCTCAAAATCGAGCACACTagtgtgtgtgcactcagctgtgtctgactctttgcaaccccatggactgtagcccaccaggctcctctgtccatgggattctccaggccagaagaccagagtgggctgccatttcctactccagggggtcttcctgacccagggctcgaacccacatctcttgggtctcctggattggcaggcagactctttaccactgtgccacctgggatgccatCAATACACTTgattaaatggatttttaaatttttctttagatCAAGTAAATTTCAACTTGGTGgccacatttcctgagttggaggggaagggacagttgACCTCTGTCCTTCAGAAGGTACTCTTTCCATCTTGAGGGAAGTAAAAAGTTGGCAGAGTCTTCCCTGGACCGAGGCAAAAGGGTGGGTCACCAGCACCCCTCGGACAGCAAGTGACCAGTCCCCAGGTCACTTGGCTGTACTGGTGAGTGACAAGGATGTTTTTTGCCAGTCTTAGAGGACTGATGACAGGAAGCCCCTGTTGGTCTGAGTAGTTTCCAGGTGTCGAGTGCCTTGATACTCCTATGAAATTCTGGGGGCACAGGGATGTTTGACCAGGCCAGGGGTCCTGTGTCCTGCCCCTCGTCAACTCCCCCGAGGCAGGACATCCCAAAGAACAAGACTTGGAGGTCAGGTCTCCTTTCCACccaagtccctggagaagggatgacaacccactgcagtattcttgcctggagaatcccaaggacagaggggcctggcgggctactgtccgtgtggtcgcagagagtcagactctACTAAGCAACCAACAGTTTCACTTTCCCACTCAAGTTACCTGGAGCTccttgaagaagagaaagaaagccacaaagaagaggggaaaatactttaaaacattcTGCAAAGACAGTCACATTTGTTAACGTGGTTAATAGTAACTCATGTTTTCAAAGATGACAAAATGAACGCACCAAACTACGAGAAATATTGATACCAAATGAAAAGGGATCAATGAACCTTTTTTCCACATTCTGCCTTTGAGATGAAGACAAGTTCTGAGAGATGCCCCCAAGCCCCTGAGAGACTTTCAGTTTGCTCCCAGAATCAATTAGCTGCTTCCCTGGGGGAAGCTAAACTGGGAGGTGAAGATGGGCACCCGCCCCTGGGAGCGGATGGGGGTCTGTTCTCAGCAGAGTGGGCTGGACTACAGGGCTTCTCTACCCAGGAGATGTGtcctttttcaaataatttttcttttttgatgcagaccatttttaaagacttaattgattttgttacagtattgtttctgttttatactttggttttttggcttccaggcatgtggaatcttagcttcccGACCAAAGATAAAACCTACACCACCCATGCTGgaaggcggagtcttaaccactggaccaccagggaaggcccctagATAATGTCCTTTTAATCTCAGATGCTCAAGTTTTTTCTTGCAACAGAAAGGAAAAGCCAGACTCAGATGGAGATGATGAGGAAACCACAGGAGCCCGGATGGCGAGCCTGCATTGTGCGTCCCTGGAGGCTAACCCAACTCCAAGCTCACGGCGACTGGGAGTCCCGCCTGTGAGGCTGTCTCCACAGACACGCACTAGGTGCCTCTACCAACCACCGTGGATCGCTGGCACCGGGACAccccctgcctgccccctggTCAAAGTGATTTTCAAGGGGGCCTGGGTGTCATTAGCTGGAGCATCTGACTCCACTCCAACTGTGGGTGTCAAGGGAACCATCACTTCCATTCTGCCAGATCTAATGACAGACAGTGGCCAGGGTTCACCCCCAGAACCGCCCCCGTGATTCCCCAGCTCACCCAGTAGACAGAGCCTTCCTCctagtgaaggaggaaacaggcaGAACAGGCTTCATCTGGAAAGCAGGACTCcgtcttgggctggactgtggactttgagctataagcccagtatctatggacatgacataccaactggaaaaccaggtcccccggatggaagagccccagggcttgtacctagactctccgttgcctaaaagaatacggtaattatctgtgtaaccaaatagaatcataaattctattatgcttattggggtataaCCACAGgcctgtgtaaccaaatagaatcataaattctattatgcttattggggtatgaccacaggcctgtGTAacagaatagaatcataaattctattatgcttattggggtatgaccactggcctattgataattgtccactgttaactaggCTTAAGGCATgtgaatcacaggttaactttgattggatctttctcttcctttgttcagactagtttcagggaatttggggaggtgggtttgggcacgtacacttagggtatataaggttttcacaaaaactggtcggggtccttggctaagaggagacgctgccttgggcccgccgctGTAATAAACTGCACCCCGCTGTCTGCTTGTCCTCCTGAGTGGGTTTGTTccccggaacgcgtggctacaacactaGCTCACCCCTTCTCCTGGCTTCCTGACAGCGCCTGCTTTTAGcctttgtctctttctccctgctggctgctgtcccccaccagccCTCTCAGGGGCGGCGCCTGTCCAGCTCAGTCCTCCCCTCCACTGTCCTGCTGACCAGCTCTGAGGTCGCCTGCTGGCTCTCTGGCTCCTCCCTGAGCACCCTCTCTTCCGCCGTCCTCCAGTTTGTAGACCACTGCTCTCATCTGCGGAGATTTCAGGAACTCATCCCTCCCAGACCCCGTTTCTGGGAGGGTGGAGTCAGGCGTTGCTGGGCAACAGGACAGACGGAGCCGCTCAACTGTTCTTGGCTACTCTTCTCCTGACCTCTATTAACAATCAGCTCTTCCctttgtggactgtagctggcAACTTTTGCTGACTCATTATCTGTTGTTTGGTCACAGGACTAGGTTTTGGAGGAAGGAGGGTTTCGAGGTTGAAATTGACAGAGGGAAGTCCAGAGGTCAGAAAGCCaatgaactttaatttttttacttgaaaAGTTCATTAGAACAACAGATACAACAGAAACACAATTTCCCTATCTATAATTCTCCTTTCTAGCTCTTACCACAGCTTATATTTATTGCATATATTTGGGAAGTTACGCTATCATTTCTCCTCCATTAAAGACTCCATCAAGGACCTATTGCAGAACACAGTGAACCATACTGAGAACTGTGTAATAGCCTTCGAGGGAAAAGCGTCCTGGctctgtggctcagatgggagagtctgcctgcaatacaagagacctgggttttgtccctgggttgggaagatcccctggagaaggaaagaacccactccagtatccttgcctggaaaatcccatggacagaagagcctggcaggctacagtccacggggtcacaaagagttggacacgactgagcgacttttccctgagtaagggaaaataatctgaggaTATTTATGCATAAagaaatcactgtgttgtacacctgaaatcagcatattgtaaatcaactacactttaatTAAGGAAAAAACCTCCATGAGGGCAAATGCTGGATCTGCCTTGTGGCCTCAGTCATTACCAAACTGCCTGACATGCGATAGGAGCACACGAAGTACGTGGGTGAATGAATTATTTAATTAACCCATCAGACAAGCCATCAGTGTTTGATAGAACCAGGTTACCCTCTCTTACTCATAGAAAGTCAGTgccacggagaaggaaatggcagcccactccagtgttcttgcctggagaatcccagggacgggggagcctggtgggctgccatctctggggtctcacagagtcagacacgactgaagcgacttagcagcagtcactGAAGTATTGGAGATTACTTTCCATGGCTATCTACAGAAGAAAACTAGAGTAttttatactgtttttaaaagacaaaagatataAGGTGTTTGAATTTCCATACTAAGAAGTAGCCGCTTCTATTTGGTGGTAAGATTTTAGTATCAGTGACTTTGTAACCTCAGTGCTGTGGGTG
Proteins encoded in this window:
- the LOC133235970 gene encoding small ribosomal subunit protein uS14m-like, which gives rise to MATSMLGSLLQIVWQVVPSSASGQARSYYVDWRMLRDVKRRKMAYEYADERLWINSLRKNTILPKHLQEVADEEISALPQDSCPVRIRNPCVMMSRPRGVKRPWRLSRIVFRHLADHGQLSGIQQEIW